One stretch of Cohnella algarum DNA includes these proteins:
- a CDS encoding AbrB/MazE/SpoVT family DNA-binding domain-containing protein, protein MNGVVKLTNDKRQETRYSRKIGRMGNSLGVSLPKSLAAKLNISQGDEIEFIENDRGEVLLRKARQSKLPDNVRPEVLEAFFDVFEEDEGILEDLRDR, encoded by the coding sequence ATGAATGGTGTGGTCAAATTGACGAATGATAAACGGCAGGAGACTCGTTATTCCCGCAAAATAGGACGGATGGGGAACAGTTTGGGAGTAAGTTTGCCCAAAAGCCTTGCTGCGAAGTTAAATATTTCGCAAGGGGATGAGATCGAATTCATCGAAAACGATCGAGGCGAAGTGTTGTTGAGAAAAGCACGACAAAGTAAACTGCCCGATAATGTTCGTCCTGAAGTTTTGGAAGCTTTCTTTGATGTATTTGAAGAGGATGAGGGAATTCTTGAGGATCTAAGGGATCGATGA
- a CDS encoding HXXEE domain-containing protein: protein MSLLRKHWFDLGLLFAVLASLLVWVRFGQLNDLQLLLWISLITLWLHQFEEYRYPGYFPGMMNKVMFQSEQPDRYPLNTNTSLVVNVYIGWSLYLLAALLAEHAIWLAMASILVSFGNVLAHTFMFNIRGRTAYNPGMATAILLFLPLTVGFCQRRN from the coding sequence ATGAGTCTGCTCAGAAAGCATTGGTTTGATTTGGGATTGCTGTTCGCCGTTCTGGCTTCTCTTCTTGTATGGGTTCGGTTTGGTCAGTTAAACGACCTGCAGCTGCTGTTATGGATCAGTCTTATCACCTTGTGGCTTCATCAGTTTGAGGAGTATCGCTATCCCGGATATTTTCCGGGTATGATGAACAAGGTGATGTTCCAGAGCGAACAGCCGGACCGCTACCCGCTGAATACCAATACGTCGCTGGTGGTCAACGTTTATATCGGATGGTCGCTTTATCTGCTTGCCGCCTTGCTGGCAGAGCATGCAATTTGGCTGGCGATGGCCAGCATTCTGGTGTCATTCGGCAACGTTTTGGCCCACACGTTCATGTTCAACATCCGGGGGAGAACGGCGTATAACCCCGGTATGGCGACGGCCATTCTCTTATTTTTGCCTTTGACCGTCGGCTTCTGTCAACGCCGGAATTAA
- the istB gene encoding IS21-like element helper ATPase IstB — translation MIALEQARLRLEELGLEQAAQALDAKLEAAGRSQSTYLTFLNELLEAEILERQRRNVEVRMKLSHLPYRRTLSDFDFTFQPGLDERLIRELAALTFVGRQENVLFLGPPGVGKTHLAVAIAMEAIGQGLPVYFVSLAQLVSDLRKAYEENRLEKRMRVYLRPRILIVDEVGYLPLDPLGANLFFQLVCARYEKSSMILTSNKSFGEWGELMGDAVLATAVLDRLLHHSHVVNIRGNSYRLKEKLKTGIYSSPSAQVGQNYPGASGSI, via the coding sequence ATGATTGCACTAGAACAAGCTCGCCTCCGTCTGGAGGAACTCGGCTTAGAACAAGCTGCCCAAGCTCTCGATGCAAAGTTAGAGGCCGCCGGCAGAAGCCAAAGCACTTACCTCACTTTCCTAAACGAGTTGCTGGAGGCTGAGATTTTGGAGCGTCAACGCCGAAACGTTGAGGTACGAATGAAACTTTCGCATCTACCGTATCGACGAACGCTAAGTGATTTCGACTTCACGTTTCAACCTGGGCTTGATGAGCGCCTGATTCGTGAACTTGCTGCATTAACATTCGTTGGGAGGCAGGAGAATGTTCTCTTTCTCGGCCCTCCCGGCGTCGGGAAGACCCATTTAGCCGTCGCAATTGCGATGGAGGCGATTGGACAAGGCTTGCCGGTGTATTTCGTTTCGCTCGCTCAACTAGTTAGCGATTTGCGAAAGGCGTACGAGGAAAACCGATTGGAGAAGCGAATGAGGGTTTATCTTCGTCCTCGGATACTCATCGTCGACGAGGTGGGCTATCTCCCCCTGGACCCACTGGGTGCGAACCTGTTTTTCCAACTGGTCTGTGCTCGGTACGAGAAAAGCAGCATGATCCTGACCAGTAACAAAAGCTTTGGTGAGTGGGGCGAACTTATGGGAGATGCCGTTCTTGCAACGGCCGTGCTTGATCGCCTCCTCCATCATTCCCACGTAGTAAACATCCGTGGGAACAGCTACAGGCTTAAAGAAAAACTAAAAACCGGAATCTATTCGTCACCAAGCGCACAGGTGGGTCAAAATTATCCCGGCGCTAGTGGGTCAATTTAA
- a CDS encoding IS3 family transposase produces MILLDWLGLFLYPPPNFSRASSPSSAPGSSPLLHSDWGFQYTSQNFKKILDKNKLTQSMSRVGRCIDNGPMESFRGALKCEKYYLHTYRTFGELKRDIDDYIHFYNNERLQEKLNGLRPMEYRKKAA; encoded by the coding sequence ATGATATTGCTTGATTGGTTGGGGCTTTTTCTTTACCCGCCCCCAAACTTTTCAAGGGCATCCAGTCCGTCATCCGCGCCAGGCAGTTCACCCTTGCTTCATAGCGACTGGGGATTCCAATATACGTCTCAAAATTTCAAGAAGATCCTAGACAAAAACAAACTGACTCAAAGCATGTCCCGCGTGGGGCGCTGTATCGATAATGGTCCCATGGAATCGTTCCGGGGAGCGTTGAAATGCGAGAAGTATTATTTGCATACCTACCGCACGTTTGGGGAACTCAAACGGGACATTGACGACTATATTCACTTTTACAATAACGAGCGATTGCAGGAAAAGCTAAACGGCCTCCGTCCCATGGAATACAGGAAGAAGGCCGCTTAA
- the istA gene encoding IS21 family transposase: MLRSGTVIRLHELQASGKSIREIMRETGHSRNTIRKYLRADGIPEPNPRKKRASKLDPYKSQLDLYLAKGIFNCEVLLRLLREQGYGGGITIIKDYVKPHRPPKQAPAVQRYETKPGQQAQVDWKICEYVDLTGEVRKIPVFAMVLGHSRATYMEFTKRCDIHSFLRCLMNALEYFGGVPKTMLTDQMKTVILGMGDDRKPRWHPLFEDFAAAIGMIPKVCRVRRPQTKGKVERSVQFIEQNFMPGRQFTDLGDLNRQARKWCDEQNRRIHGTTGERPFDRLANEALGPLPTPERWEKYRFEPRKASRDGFVSYDGVRYGVPWRFSGRDVKVREVNGIVEIYSEKQLIAQHEKQYRSRTLVMCENQYTNLSTAQGYAYPRPQGLQIPEQDVEVRSLDVYDRLVEVGA; the protein is encoded by the coding sequence ATGCTAAGGAGTGGGACAGTGATTAGATTACATGAACTTCAAGCTAGCGGCAAGAGTATCCGTGAGATCATGCGGGAGACGGGTCATTCGAGAAATACGATTCGTAAATATCTTAGAGCCGATGGTATCCCTGAACCCAATCCCCGCAAGAAAAGAGCTTCCAAACTAGATCCATACAAGTCCCAGTTGGATCTTTACTTGGCCAAAGGAATATTCAATTGTGAAGTTCTACTACGTCTCTTAAGAGAACAAGGATATGGCGGTGGAATTACGATCATCAAGGACTATGTGAAGCCGCATCGTCCTCCAAAACAGGCGCCGGCTGTGCAACGCTACGAGACGAAACCTGGACAACAAGCACAGGTAGACTGGAAGATTTGCGAGTACGTCGATCTAACCGGGGAGGTTCGGAAGATCCCTGTCTTTGCAATGGTTTTGGGCCACTCCCGCGCGACGTATATGGAGTTTACGAAACGCTGTGACATCCACAGCTTTCTACGCTGCTTGATGAACGCCCTAGAATACTTTGGCGGCGTCCCGAAAACGATGCTCACCGACCAGATGAAAACCGTCATCTTGGGCATGGGCGACGACCGAAAGCCGCGCTGGCATCCGTTGTTTGAAGACTTCGCCGCAGCCATCGGCATGATCCCTAAGGTCTGCCGCGTACGACGTCCACAAACCAAAGGCAAAGTCGAACGAAGCGTTCAGTTCATCGAGCAGAACTTCATGCCAGGAAGACAATTCACGGATCTCGGTGATCTGAACCGCCAGGCCCGGAAGTGGTGTGACGAACAAAATCGCCGCATTCATGGCACAACCGGCGAAAGACCATTCGACCGTTTGGCCAATGAAGCGCTTGGGCCGTTGCCAACTCCGGAGCGCTGGGAAAAGTACCGATTCGAGCCTCGAAAGGCCAGCCGGGACGGATTCGTCAGCTACGATGGCGTACGGTACGGCGTTCCTTGGCGGTTCAGTGGCCGTGATGTGAAGGTGCGTGAAGTGAATGGCATAGTCGAGATTTATTCTGAGAAGCAGCTCATTGCCCAGCATGAAAAGCAATACCGATCACGAACGCTTGTCATGTGCGAGAACCAGTACACCAACCTGAGTACGGCGCAAGGCTATGCCTACCCAAGGCCTCAAGGGCTTCAGATACCTGAACAAGATGTGGAGGTGCGATCTCTCGATGTTTATGATCGCCTTGTGGAGGTGGGCGCATGA
- a CDS encoding NAD(P)-dependent oxidoreductase → MKFTIFGASGGTGLQLIDQAINNGHTVKAFVRAVDRIPFTQEELTVIEGNVFSEEDVGSAVEGQDAVFIALGAAAGSPSDLCFRGTRSIVNAMRRHKVKRLVVLTGFGTSRESRNQLGIGTRMMVKLVSLLTFREFRDKERQDGIVRQSELDWTIVQPPRLTNEPGKGRYKHGAFTPSMLAKISRDDVARFMIDSVEHARYIKQSSFIHD, encoded by the coding sequence ATGAAGTTTACCATCTTTGGAGCTAGCGGCGGTACGGGCTTACAGCTAATTGACCAAGCGATCAACAACGGACATACTGTAAAAGCTTTTGTACGTGCCGTAGATCGAATCCCGTTTACCCAGGAGGAATTAACAGTTATAGAAGGTAATGTATTTAGTGAAGAGGATGTAGGATCGGCTGTTGAGGGGCAAGACGCGGTGTTTATAGCTTTAGGAGCCGCAGCAGGAAGTCCTTCAGATCTATGCTTTCGTGGGACTCGTTCAATTGTGAACGCGATGAGAAGGCATAAAGTAAAGCGACTAGTCGTTCTTACAGGCTTTGGCACCAGCAGAGAAAGCAGGAATCAGCTCGGCATTGGGACGAGAATGATGGTAAAACTGGTTTCTTTACTAACGTTCCGAGAGTTTCGCGACAAAGAAAGACAGGATGGTATAGTGCGGCAAAGCGAATTGGATTGGACCATCGTTCAGCCACCGAGGCTCACCAATGAGCCGGGCAAAGGGCGATATAAGCACGGTGCCTTTACTCCTTCCATGCTAGCTAAAATTTCTCGCGACGACGTGGCTAGATTCATGATCGATTCAGTCGAACATGCTCGTTATATCAAACAATCCTCGTTTATTCACGACTGA
- the istA gene encoding IS21 family transposase: MLKISQIETIKNMQSKGLGPSAIAERLQIDRKTVRKVMKSDTFENRKPKAAVVQPSKLDPYKPLIQSWLEEDRKNRYKQRHTAQRIHNRLVAECPEYDASYPLVQRYVRGLREARHQEGTLELKWPPGEAQVDFGEADIYDATGEKKACKYLCVTFPYSNAGYTQLFGGETAECVVHGLRDIFHQIGGVPGRLVFDNASGVGRRVNENVRMADLFLRFKAHYGFEVTFCNPYAGHEKGNVENKVGYFRRNFFVPLPVVTDIQAFNEELLGRCEADWQREHYKKGVPIHLLFEEDKNALLYLPRHPFAACRYARVKTDGYGKFSIDGKHFYSSSPEWAGREVTVRIGAHTVEPLLPSGEPITVHLRLFGKQRTDSVDVRTTLSRLLQNPGAWRNSQLRGAIPDALREELDKLERMELKETLATMEQLSGRYGFDTALQAMEEATKLGRLTSANSVVLAARLASFEPEESPSVDLSVYDRMLEPVDGVRS; encoded by the coding sequence ATGTTAAAGATAAGTCAGATCGAAACGATCAAGAATATGCAGAGCAAAGGGCTGGGGCCGAGCGCGATTGCCGAGCGGCTGCAGATCGACCGAAAGACGGTGAGGAAAGTCATGAAGTCCGACACGTTTGAGAATCGGAAACCGAAAGCGGCTGTCGTGCAGCCGTCCAAGCTGGATCCGTACAAGCCACTCATTCAGAGCTGGCTGGAGGAAGATCGCAAAAATCGGTACAAGCAGCGGCACACGGCACAGCGTATCCATAACCGGCTTGTAGCGGAGTGCCCAGAATACGACGCCTCCTATCCACTGGTTCAGCGATATGTACGGGGCCTGCGGGAAGCGCGGCACCAGGAAGGGACGCTGGAACTCAAGTGGCCGCCGGGTGAAGCGCAGGTCGACTTCGGAGAAGCAGACATCTACGATGCCACCGGTGAGAAGAAAGCCTGCAAGTATCTGTGCGTAACCTTTCCCTATAGCAATGCTGGCTATACCCAGCTGTTTGGCGGTGAGACGGCGGAGTGCGTGGTTCATGGCTTAAGGGACATCTTCCACCAGATCGGTGGCGTTCCGGGAAGGCTGGTCTTTGACAATGCCAGCGGCGTAGGCCGCCGGGTGAACGAGAACGTCCGAATGGCTGACCTGTTCCTGCGCTTCAAGGCCCATTACGGCTTCGAGGTCACCTTCTGCAATCCGTACGCGGGGCACGAGAAAGGCAATGTCGAAAACAAGGTCGGCTACTTCAGGCGCAACTTCTTTGTACCGCTGCCGGTCGTGACGGACATTCAGGCCTTTAACGAGGAACTGCTCGGTCGCTGCGAAGCCGACTGGCAGCGCGAGCATTACAAGAAAGGCGTCCCGATCCATCTGCTCTTTGAGGAGGACAAGAACGCGCTGCTTTACTTGCCGCGCCATCCATTCGCCGCATGCCGCTATGCGCGAGTAAAGACAGACGGTTACGGCAAGTTCTCGATTGACGGCAAGCACTTCTACTCCTCGTCGCCGGAGTGGGCCGGGCGTGAAGTGACCGTGCGAATTGGCGCCCATACAGTGGAACCGTTGCTGCCAAGCGGCGAGCCGATTACGGTTCATCTCCGTCTGTTCGGTAAGCAACGGACGGACAGCGTCGATGTGCGGACCACGCTCAGCCGCTTGCTGCAGAACCCCGGCGCTTGGCGGAACAGCCAGTTGCGTGGCGCGATTCCGGATGCGCTGCGTGAAGAGCTGGACAAGCTGGAACGCATGGAGCTCAAGGAAACGCTGGCGACGATGGAGCAGCTCTCCGGTCGCTATGGATTCGATACAGCCCTGCAAGCGATGGAGGAAGCGACGAAGCTCGGAAGGCTCACCAGCGCGAACAGCGTCGTGCTTGCTGCAAGGCTGGCCTCGTTCGAGCCCGAGGAAAGCCCAAGTGTCGATCTGAGCGTGTATGACCGGATGCTGGAGCCTGTCGACGGGGTGAGGTCATGA
- the istB gene encoding IS21-like element helper ATPase IstB, translating into MSVVREREALRAEISAFCKKLVLSQRAVQLCETEATPRQEEFLHRVLAEEMESRERSRRARLLSRAGFPVYKTLDGYERHGVKLPSSLQWSDLTEGTFIEGRRNLVLYGPVGTGKTHLAIAAGLRACELGLTVKFYTVAELVMRLAEAKRGGTLERLMSEIQRCQLLILDEWGYIPVDKDGSQLLFRVIADSYESRSLVITTNLEFSKWGTVFTDDQMAAAMIDRLAHHGHLLVFEGESYRMKHALMKER; encoded by the coding sequence ATGAGCGTGGTACGGGAACGTGAGGCGTTACGCGCCGAAATCTCAGCATTCTGCAAGAAGCTTGTGCTCAGCCAGCGCGCTGTCCAGCTATGCGAGACGGAGGCGACACCGCGGCAGGAAGAGTTTTTGCACCGCGTGCTCGCTGAAGAAATGGAAAGCCGGGAGCGTAGCCGCCGCGCCAGGCTGCTCAGCCGTGCCGGTTTTCCGGTCTACAAGACGCTGGACGGTTACGAGCGCCATGGCGTCAAGCTGCCAAGTTCCCTGCAGTGGAGCGATCTGACGGAAGGAACATTTATTGAAGGCCGACGGAATCTCGTCCTGTACGGGCCGGTTGGCACGGGCAAGACGCATCTGGCCATTGCTGCCGGCCTGCGTGCCTGCGAACTCGGTTTGACGGTGAAATTTTACACGGTGGCTGAACTCGTGATGCGCCTTGCTGAAGCGAAGCGCGGCGGTACGCTCGAGCGTCTAATGAGCGAGATCCAGCGCTGCCAGCTACTCATACTTGACGAGTGGGGCTATATCCCCGTCGACAAGGACGGCTCGCAGCTGCTCTTTCGAGTGATTGCGGACAGCTACGAGAGCCGTAGCCTGGTTATTACGACGAATCTGGAGTTCTCCAAGTGGGGGACTGTCTTCACCGACGACCAGATGGCCGCGGCCATGATTGACCGTTTGGCACACCATGGACACCTGCTCGTTTTTGAGGGCGAGAGCTACCGGATGAAGCATGCGCTCATGAAAGAACGGTAA
- a CDS encoding oxidoreductase codes for MRPNWTPDDLPNLRGKTAIVTGGNGGVGYYTALELAKHGAKVIIGSRDPRRGEEAILKMKQTASNIDVTVEPLNLADLKSVRSFAETIHGKMKGIDVLINNAGVMAVPTRELTADGFEMHFGINHLGHFALTGLLLPLIEKNNGRIVTVSAQSAQMGDIDFSDLKMDKKYRPMAGYNRSKLSNILFARELNRRARKKGITSIAVHPGTSPTGIGRNAPKGTKAFGLLLMKIFGTSPDQSSWPSLIAATDSTVTGDHYVGLGMNPLKAKKPKFVDFPKKALDTQLAEKLWLLSEKLTGVHYDL; via the coding sequence ATGAGACCAAACTGGACGCCCGACGATCTCCCAAACTTAAGAGGAAAAACTGCTATCGTGACGGGAGGCAATGGCGGGGTAGGCTATTATACGGCATTAGAGCTAGCGAAGCACGGTGCCAAAGTCATCATTGGAAGCCGTGATCCTAGGCGCGGCGAAGAAGCAATCCTAAAGATGAAACAAACGGCATCGAATATTGATGTAACAGTGGAGCCATTAAACTTGGCTGATCTAAAGTCGGTTCGAAGCTTTGCCGAAACGATCCACGGGAAAATGAAGGGAATAGACGTCCTTATAAACAATGCTGGGGTAATGGCGGTTCCCACTCGCGAACTGACGGCCGATGGTTTTGAAATGCACTTCGGAATCAATCATCTTGGACACTTCGCGTTGACAGGTCTGTTATTGCCGTTAATTGAAAAGAACAACGGTCGAATCGTTACAGTTAGCGCACAGTCAGCTCAAATGGGGGATATCGATTTTTCTGATTTAAAAATGGACAAGAAATACAGACCAATGGCAGGATACAATCGCTCGAAACTTTCAAACATTCTGTTTGCCCGAGAATTAAATCGACGTGCGAGGAAGAAAGGTATCACTTCTATAGCAGTACATCCTGGTACAAGTCCTACAGGCATCGGGAGAAACGCACCGAAGGGAACCAAAGCATTCGGACTGCTATTAATGAAAATATTCGGAACTTCTCCTGATCAATCATCTTGGCCATCACTTATTGCGGCGACGGATTCGACAGTCACCGGAGATCATTACGTAGGGCTAGGAATGAATCCACTAAAGGCTAAGAAACCGAAGTTTGTAGATTTCCCCAAAAAGGCATTGGACACGCAGCTTGCGGAAAAACTTTGGTTACTATCCGAGAAGTTAACCGGAGTACATTATGACTTGTAA